Proteins encoded within one genomic window of Microbacterium soli:
- a CDS encoding acyltransferase, with the protein MDRVAERASARDGYIPALDGLRAIAVLAVFLLHLAGAYFPGGAVGVDIFFVLSAFLITGLLTAEFEKHGRVRFGAFYLRRAFRLLPALFVWLVIASITAVLAGESTKVPWSVSGALFYFNDFQQAWTDRVAAAFNQSWSLSVEEQFYFVWPPLLVLVLLRTTRRTQRWFLHASVVAAAAIAFAGPNYFLPTGHLLPLVIGCWAAEQHAHGRSRWVEIVARQPWLGASALVVFAFATVFVIRPLNVPMFLLISAAGAAIILNITSGRDSFVTRMLASSTPRWVGERSYGIYLYGLTLMQLVPIIIPGIELKWAAPIDVIVTLVVVALSYHFIEAPIRAWGRNRLHRRPVAEQVG; encoded by the coding sequence ATGGATCGTGTGGCTGAACGCGCCTCCGCGCGAGACGGTTACATTCCCGCTCTCGACGGACTGCGCGCCATCGCCGTCCTCGCCGTGTTCCTACTGCACCTGGCGGGCGCCTACTTCCCCGGCGGTGCCGTCGGTGTCGACATCTTCTTCGTGCTCTCCGCCTTCCTCATCACCGGCCTGCTGACCGCCGAGTTCGAGAAGCACGGCCGGGTGCGGTTCGGGGCCTTCTATCTGCGCCGGGCGTTCCGCCTGCTGCCTGCCCTGTTCGTGTGGCTTGTGATCGCATCCATCACGGCTGTTCTCGCCGGTGAATCGACGAAGGTGCCGTGGAGCGTCTCGGGCGCGCTGTTCTACTTCAACGACTTCCAACAGGCGTGGACCGACCGCGTCGCGGCGGCGTTCAACCAATCGTGGTCGCTCAGCGTCGAGGAGCAGTTCTACTTCGTGTGGCCGCCGTTGCTCGTCCTCGTGCTCCTGCGCACCACACGTCGCACACAGCGGTGGTTCCTGCACGCCTCTGTCGTCGCCGCGGCGGCTATCGCCTTCGCTGGACCGAACTACTTCCTGCCGACCGGGCATCTGCTGCCTCTCGTGATCGGATGCTGGGCCGCCGAGCAGCACGCCCACGGCCGCTCCCGCTGGGTCGAGATCGTGGCCCGTCAGCCGTGGCTCGGCGCCTCTGCCCTGGTCGTCTTCGCATTCGCGACGGTGTTCGTGATTCGCCCCCTGAACGTCCCCATGTTCCTGCTGATCAGCGCAGCGGGGGCTGCGATCATCCTCAACATCACCTCGGGCCGCGACAGCTTCGTCACCAGGATGCTGGCGAGCAGTACACCGCGCTGGGTCGGCGAACGCTCATACGGCATATACCTCTACGGGCTGACGCTCATGCAGCTCGTCCCGATCATCATCCCGGGGATCGAGCTGAAATGGGCGGCGCCGATCGACGTCATCGTGACGCTCGTGGTCGTCGCACTCTCTTATCACTTCATCGAAGCGCCGATCCGCGCGTGGGGCCGGAACCGACTGCACCGCCGACCCGTCGCGGAACAGGTGGGATGA
- a CDS encoding alpha-1,2-fucosyltransferase, which yields MSGGLRAAKRLARRALNAAEGGAASAVDVLRRGDRVLLDAPPAGMRLGNLLYLWLQVHLRRADGSDVVVRQSQGMAEWWEEFPALRALTASPREVRFSDRREWDRDWLYQRFGVDYSRAQLHAFIRDVFTDRVDAGREERLVVNVRRGDFYGTEFEPKHGFNIASYLEEALRHVSSSNGALVVSGDAEWCREHLDRMLRGAVGDVEYAEPDALQNLLVLAHARTLIGANSTFSYWGAYIADALHDDTRIVMPRFHARMAHGSDAHQLDPAWTALDGFH from the coding sequence ATGTCTGGTGGTCTGCGCGCGGCCAAGCGTCTCGCCCGACGCGCGCTCAACGCCGCGGAAGGCGGTGCAGCGAGTGCAGTGGACGTGCTTCGTCGCGGAGATCGCGTGTTGCTGGATGCCCCGCCTGCAGGGATGCGGCTGGGCAACCTGCTGTATCTGTGGCTGCAGGTGCATCTTCGACGTGCGGATGGATCGGATGTCGTGGTGCGCCAGTCGCAGGGGATGGCGGAGTGGTGGGAGGAGTTTCCCGCGCTGCGCGCCCTCACGGCGTCACCAAGGGAGGTGCGCTTCTCAGATCGACGAGAGTGGGACCGGGACTGGCTGTATCAGCGGTTCGGCGTCGATTACTCGAGGGCGCAACTGCACGCTTTCATCCGCGATGTGTTCACCGACCGGGTGGATGCGGGCCGTGAGGAGCGGCTGGTCGTGAACGTTCGCCGGGGGGACTTCTACGGTACGGAGTTCGAGCCGAAGCACGGTTTCAACATCGCGTCGTACCTCGAGGAGGCGCTTCGGCACGTTTCATCGTCGAATGGTGCGTTGGTCGTCTCGGGTGATGCGGAGTGGTGCAGAGAGCATCTGGATCGGATGTTGCGCGGAGCGGTCGGAGACGTCGAATACGCCGAACCGGATGCGCTGCAGAACCTGCTCGTGCTCGCTCACGCTCGCACGTTGATCGGCGCGAATTCGACTTTCTCATACTGGGGTGCGTACATCGCGGACGCGTTGCATGATGACACGCGGATCGTGATGCCGCGCTTCCACGCGCGTATGGCGCATGGGAGTGATGCTCACCAGCTGGATCCGGCGTGGACGGCGCTGGACGGTTTCCATTGA